Proteins from a single region of Gordonia hongkongensis:
- a CDS encoding protein kinase domain-containing protein, with translation MVAQPVQVAGYRVITRLGSGGMGTVYLVENPQLRRREALKVISIAETVDEEFARRFSREAQTAAALDHPSIVTIYHYGVADGDPWFTMAYLDGRDLRRASLRPDEVVAVVSRVADALDYAHEHGVIHRDIKPGNIMVTRRAMDDALDRVVVLDFGIAKLTTATTLTAPSSFVGTLVYAAPEILDGKPAGPASDQYALACTAYELLSGATPFDADTQTRHIVAKLTTRPAPISTHRPELAALDPVFDRALARGPLDRYPTCGAFAADLGAALGRTHSDNRPPAPVAATQVITPPPPAKPTQPWVAPSPAPPTHTRRRRWPLALAAVAVVAVLAVVVAIGVLTLGGDGGDTSGAPSSPIAAADAGAQLSAGLGATCSIRDGTAYCWGDNAAGQLGDGTTEARQTPTPVADLSGVTAISTGGPNSCAIAEGLAYCWGNNDYGQIGDGTTDARLTPTRVAGLADVTAISTANWATCAISAGSAYCWGTNDFDQLGDGSTANQYRPVRVAGLDDVTAISVGVNFTCAVATGDAYCWGLNDNGQVGDGTTTNRARPTRVADLDGATSVSAGAATACAIAGASAYCWGDNAFGQLGDGTTYGRRTATPVSGLDGVEAISTGTSNTTCALAAGVAYCWGANAWGSVGDGTLTDRPAPTRVNGLSDVGAVSTGERTTCALASSYLWCWGFNATGQLGIGGTDDRLTPTQVTF, from the coding sequence ATGGTCGCCCAACCGGTCCAGGTCGCCGGCTACCGGGTGATCACGCGGCTGGGGAGCGGCGGAATGGGCACCGTCTACCTGGTCGAGAATCCGCAGCTACGTCGGCGCGAGGCCCTCAAGGTGATCTCGATCGCCGAGACCGTCGACGAGGAGTTCGCCCGCCGGTTCAGTCGCGAAGCACAGACCGCGGCAGCCCTCGACCATCCTTCGATCGTCACGATCTACCACTACGGCGTCGCCGACGGCGACCCCTGGTTCACGATGGCCTACCTCGACGGCCGTGACCTCCGACGCGCCTCGCTCCGCCCCGACGAGGTGGTGGCCGTCGTCTCCCGCGTCGCCGACGCCCTCGACTACGCACACGAGCACGGCGTGATCCACCGCGACATCAAACCGGGCAACATCATGGTCACGCGCCGCGCGATGGACGACGCCCTCGACCGCGTCGTCGTGCTCGACTTCGGGATCGCGAAGCTCACCACCGCGACCACTCTGACGGCGCCGTCGTCGTTCGTGGGCACCCTCGTCTACGCCGCGCCGGAGATCCTCGACGGCAAACCCGCGGGCCCCGCATCGGATCAGTACGCGCTGGCCTGCACCGCCTACGAATTGCTCTCCGGCGCAACCCCGTTCGATGCCGACACGCAGACCCGTCACATCGTCGCCAAGCTCACGACACGCCCGGCGCCGATCAGCACCCACCGCCCCGAGCTCGCCGCCCTCGATCCCGTCTTCGACCGTGCGCTCGCGCGCGGCCCCCTCGACCGCTACCCCACCTGCGGTGCGTTCGCCGCGGATCTGGGCGCCGCGCTGGGGCGAACCCACTCCGACAACCGGCCACCCGCGCCCGTGGCTGCGACCCAGGTCATCACCCCGCCTCCACCGGCGAAGCCGACCCAACCGTGGGTCGCCCCATCCCCCGCGCCCCCGACGCACACCCGCCGGCGACGGTGGCCGCTCGCCCTCGCCGCGGTCGCCGTGGTCGCGGTGCTGGCCGTCGTCGTCGCGATCGGGGTCCTCACCCTCGGCGGCGATGGCGGGGACACTTCCGGCGCCCCGTCGTCGCCGATCGCGGCGGCCGATGCCGGCGCCCAGCTCAGCGCCGGGCTCGGTGCCACGTGTTCGATCCGGGACGGGACCGCCTATTGCTGGGGCGACAACGCGGCCGGTCAACTCGGCGACGGCACGACCGAGGCGCGCCAGACGCCCACGCCGGTCGCCGATCTCAGCGGCGTCACCGCGATCAGCACCGGTGGACCCAACAGCTGTGCGATCGCCGAGGGACTCGCGTACTGCTGGGGGAACAACGACTACGGGCAGATCGGCGACGGCACGACCGACGCGCGGCTGACGCCGACCCGGGTCGCCGGTCTCGCCGATGTCACCGCCATCTCGACCGCCAACTGGGCCACGTGCGCGATCTCGGCGGGCTCGGCGTACTGCTGGGGCACCAACGACTTCGACCAGCTCGGCGACGGTTCGACCGCGAATCAGTACCGGCCGGTCCGGGTTGCCGGGCTCGACGACGTGACCGCCATCAGCGTCGGCGTGAACTTCACGTGTGCCGTCGCGACCGGTGACGCCTACTGCTGGGGGCTCAACGACAACGGACAGGTCGGCGACGGCACGACCACCAACCGGGCCCGCCCGACCCGGGTCGCCGACCTGGACGGCGCGACGTCGGTCTCCGCGGGCGCCGCGACCGCCTGCGCGATCGCCGGGGCGAGTGCATATTGCTGGGGCGACAACGCGTTCGGCCAACTCGGCGACGGCACCACCTACGGCCGACGCACGGCGACGCCGGTGTCCGGCCTGGACGGAGTCGAGGCCATCAGCACCGGCACGTCGAACACCACCTGCGCACTCGCGGCCGGGGTCGCGTACTGCTGGGGCGCCAACGCCTGGGGCTCGGTCGGCGACGGCACCCTGACCGACCGGCCGGCGCCCACCCGGGTGAACGGATTGTCCGATGTCGGCGCGGTGTCCACCGGCGAACGAACCACGTGCGCGCTTGCGTCGTCATACCTGTGGTGCTGGGGTTTCAACGCCACCGGACAGCTCGGCATCGGGGGCACCGACGACCGTCTGACCCCCACTCAGGTCACGTTCTAG
- the moaC gene encoding cyclic pyranopterin monophosphate synthase MoaC encodes MPPTGTDEGGSDARDTGPAGGSRLSHLDESGTARMVDVGAKPTTKRRAVAAGTFHTTAEVIGLLSESRLPKGDVLATARIAGIMAAKRTDELIPLCHQLALSSVEVDFAIGADTIEVTATVATSGQTGVEMEALTAVAVAGLTLHDMVKAVDRRAQMDGIRLLAKTGGKSGDWYREPSDPAHD; translated from the coding sequence ATGCCGCCCACCGGGACTGACGAAGGTGGGTCGGACGCCCGGGACACCGGGCCGGCCGGCGGCTCCCGGCTGAGTCATCTGGACGAGTCCGGAACGGCCCGCATGGTCGACGTCGGCGCCAAGCCGACGACGAAGCGTCGCGCCGTCGCCGCTGGCACGTTCCACACCACCGCCGAGGTGATCGGTCTCCTGAGCGAGTCGCGGCTGCCCAAAGGAGATGTGCTGGCCACGGCGCGCATCGCCGGGATCATGGCGGCCAAACGCACCGACGAGCTGATCCCGCTGTGCCATCAGTTGGCGTTGTCGTCGGTGGAGGTCGACTTCGCGATCGGCGCCGACACCATCGAGGTCACCGCGACCGTGGCCACCTCCGGCCAGACGGGTGTGGAGATGGAGGCGTTGACCGCGGTCGCAGTCGCCGGGCTGACACTCCACGACATGGTCAAGGCCGTCGACCGACGGGCGCAGATGGACGGCATCCGCCTGCTCGCCAAGACCGGCGGCAAATCCGGCGACTGGTACCGCGAACCGTCTGACCCGGCTCATGACTGA
- a CDS encoding MogA/MoaB family molybdenum cofactor biosynthesis protein: protein MTDRNSSRVARVVVASNRASSGVYEDRSGPIIEAWLVEQGFTVDECDVVADGPPVGEALRAAICAEVDLVITTGGTGLTPTDRTPEQTRPLLDVEIPGLADVIRSAGLPTVPTAVLSRGLAGIAGTTLVVNLPGSTGGVRDGLGVLAGVVHHALDQIRGGDHR, encoded by the coding sequence ATGACTGACCGGAATTCTTCCCGTGTCGCGCGCGTCGTCGTCGCGTCGAACCGCGCCAGCAGCGGTGTCTACGAAGACCGGTCCGGACCGATCATCGAGGCCTGGCTGGTCGAGCAGGGCTTCACCGTCGACGAGTGCGACGTCGTCGCCGACGGCCCGCCGGTCGGCGAGGCCCTCCGCGCCGCGATCTGCGCCGAGGTCGACCTCGTCATCACCACGGGCGGAACGGGTTTGACGCCCACGGACCGGACTCCGGAACAGACCCGCCCGCTCCTCGACGTCGAGATCCCGGGTCTGGCCGACGTCATCCGCTCGGCTGGGCTGCCGACGGTGCCCACCGCGGTCCTCTCACGCGGACTCGCCGGAATCGCCGGGACGACCCTCGTCGTGAACCTGCCCGGTTCGACCGGCGGGGTCCGCGACGGGCTCGGCGTCCTCGCCGGGGTCGTCCACCACGCGCTCGATCAGATCCGCGGAGGCGACCACCGATGA